The Musa acuminata AAA Group cultivar baxijiao chromosome BXJ1-8, Cavendish_Baxijiao_AAA, whole genome shotgun sequence genomic sequence ATTATACTTTGGAGTCCGGTTAAAATCTGATTTTTGTTTtacgagaaattattttggaccaATTAAATCTTGAGACTTAATCCGCTCCTAAATCCAAAAGAGTTTCAACCACCAAAGCAATAGTGACTTCATAGTCATATTGATAGTTATATAAAGTATTTTTCACCTCCAGAGATTAAGTGAAGGCACATGGTGCCATATCATGCTTCTCAAACTTAATCTTCCTTGATTGAGAATCTAATCACATACTTTCTTTCCGACCTTATTATAAATGAAGTCGTATGGTTTCTTTTCTATAATGGTCTTTTCCGAATGTCATGATTACATTTATGTTACAATTCTTTTAGAATTTCATAAGTACAAACACTTtgtcaaataatttataaaataaattttatcttttataataAAACCTTCCTCCGAAGAGAGGGGGAAGTGCTCGGATGAAAAATGACTAAAAGGTTATATTGCCTTGGAGAGACTGCATCCCCTATCatcaaaataacaaaataataatgactgttaaataatttcatttaaaaaaaaggaTTCTATTTATGTTTTACAATTTTTAAACATAAGAAATTAAATAGTTGAAATCATATATCTATTGAATATAGGATATTGCATCAATGCTAAAGACTCttcctaatatatatttttttttaaatctagtTTAGTAAGAGAATGTTGAATTATTAAATTAAACATTACGATTAGATAGGAGatgatttaaaagttttagctaagataaaaaaaatcttattttaatTGAAGTCAATATTAATATTGAGTTCAACCTTTATGAATATATGACATTGAAAAGAAGAAGGGAGGTGAGATGAATAGAGGCTGAGAGATTTCGGAGTATCAAAGATTTTAAATGTTTGATAAAATATTTGGTTTTAAGtgtatcttttatatatatatatatatatatatatatatatatatatatatatatatatatatatatatatatatatatatatatatatatatatatatatatatatatataacattcttATCTATGATTTGGTGATGTCCATCATCTTGTTGAGATATTCTAGTAGAAGCATGAGAGGCCTTGTGGAAATGAAGCTTATCAAAGTACGACAACCATGCAAACAATTGCACATGATCGATCCTTCATTTACTTTGGCCGGGAGGATTTTTGATGAGAATTAACTACCATAAGAGAACACATGAAATGGAAAGCTAATATAAGCATATGATCAGTCGAAACGTATCAAACTGCATCTTTATTTGTTTTATTCATGATCACAGCCACcctaacgacgacgacgacgacaacgacGACGACGGTAACAATTCATGACGTCCAAGTAGCTAACAGCAAGCCTCGATCATTTATTGAAGCACCCCAACGTAGAgtagctgcagcagcagcagcactcgAAGAGGTCTATTTAGGTGCGAGGTAAACTCCGATGGCATCAATCATGGTGCCCGCACGTCCAAAGAAGCCAATGATCTTACCCGAGGCTACAGGAACGGAGAAAGGTTTTCCGCCACCGGTGCCGAAAGGTCCATAGCTTTTCTTGTTGGTCCTCAGCGTCAGGTTCCTCaccagagtgattgtccccagcgTATCCACAGACCCCTCGACGCCCACAAGATACTCGTCCTCTTGCAGTGGAATCTGAACAACGAGACTTTCTGTCATCGAGGATGGTGTTAATTAGGAGGAAGATGACGAGGAGGACGAACCTCGTGGGGTGTGCCCCCGGAGCCACCGAAGTGCTTGGTCTCGATCAGGCCATAACGGGTGAAGGTGATCACGATGGCATCGATGTTGTCTCCGGCGCGAATCTTGATGTTGGTGATGCGGTAGGCAGCCCCCATGTCCCATGCAGACCCTCCGTTGCCACCCCACGCCCCCACCTTGATCTCTCCCGCCTGCACGCATGCACGACACTATCACGTTATGTACCACCATGCATCGAAACCTTACGACACAACTTGCAAAGCAGGAAATGGATAAAGAGAAAGAACCATTTGCAGATATGGATGTGTGTGTgcacaagaagaagaggaagaagatgatgcaCGCCCCTCCTCTGGGAAGggatggggggtatttatagctaCTTCTTCACCTACGCCCCCGGGAAATACGTGCCCACTAAGTATTGCATGGGTGGGCCCATAACCATGTTCCTCAAATAAAACGTTAAACATGTACATACGTAAACGTGAAACTCGTgaaacatgtacatatatatattattatatacttCGGGTCATGGGATATAGGTGGaagtgagaagaagaagaagatgatgatgaaggatATTTATGGACCACAAAACATGTTTCGACACTTAATCAAAGGTGAATTCACTAAACATTGACTTGATGGGATTCCGCATGTGAGGCTGTTAATATAAAGATGCTCAGCTTTGATCAGCTCAAGGAAAATATATATCAAGGATTCTTCACTGACAGCTGAACTCAACCAGTCATCTTAAATGGATATATAGGTCTTCGGCTCAGCACAGCTTGAGCTAATTCTAAACCTAGAAACATGCTAAGTCTCATCTCTGTCACTATCAAACTTTACGAGTCCAATATGCTAAAAAATCACTTGCAAAAACAgttgatatgaaaaatattttcccaATCACAGTTCGACAAATGGCAATGGATGACAGCTTGAGGTCAAAGACTATATGAACATCAGTATGCATAAGAGATCCACGTCCTCGTGTATTTAATCCGTTATCATCTCTATCAAAATACATACATTGTGTCGAACCCTCTAAGACCCCATCGGTGGCTTATCCG encodes the following:
- the LOC103974331 gene encoding jacalin-related lectin 3-like, with amino-acid sequence MAGEIKVGAWGGNGGSAWDMGAAYRITNIKIRAGDNIDAIVITFTRYGLIETKHFGGSGGTPHEIPLQEDEYLVGVEGSVDTLGTITLVRNLTLRTNKKSYGPFGTGGGKPFSVPVASGKIIGFFGRAGTMIDAIGVYLAPKEHGYGPTHAILSGHVFPGGVGEEVAINTPHPFPEEGRASSSSSSSCAHTHPYLQMAGEIKVGAWGGNGGSAWDMGAAYRITNIKIRAGDNIDAIVITFTRYGLIETKHFGGSGGTPHEIPLQEDEYLVGVEGSVDTLGTITLVRNLTLRTNKKSYGPFGTGGGKPFSVPVASGKIIGFFGRAGTMIDAIGVYLAPK